A section of the Rossellomorea marisflavi genome encodes:
- a CDS encoding DUF2929 family protein translates to MKFFWMFFWAFALTEMLTYVVANMSGGKFDFMQGLILSVAVTILAYIVTLILPNEPVEDH, encoded by the coding sequence GTGAAATTTTTCTGGATGTTCTTTTGGGCATTTGCACTGACCGAGATGCTGACTTATGTTGTAGCCAACATGAGTGGCGGAAAATTCGATTTCATGCAGGGATTGATCTTATCCGTAGCTGTCACGATCCTTGCTTATATCGTAACATTGATCCTTCCTAACGAACCTGTCGAAGATCATTAA